A genomic stretch from Penicillium digitatum chromosome 4, complete sequence includes:
- a CDS encoding FAD linked oxidase, N-terminal yields the protein MRTLADRITTKWVPILTALSPDLGCYVSEADPQQPDWKQTFYGRNYNSLYTVKKNNDPLQTFHPPTAVGSEDWQVEAGGRLCPVTGMD from the exons ATGAGAACCCTGGCAGACCGAATAACGACAAAATGGGTGCCGATTCTGACAGCGTTGAGTCCAGATTTGGGATGCTATGTGAGCGAG GCGGATCCCCAACAGCCAGACTGGAAGCAGACATTTTATGGTCGCAACTATAATTCGCTGTATACGGTCAAGAAAAATAATGATCCGCTCCAGACATTTCATCCTCCAACGGCTGTTGGTAGTGAAGACTGGCAAGTTGAGGCGGGTGGTCGGCTGTGCCCAGTCACCGGAATGGATTGA
- a CDS encoding MFS transporter, putative has product MSIDASTPGESMLESQTPDRVGESIPIKAGETEKETGSGRDIVGFRWLLVCVAVFSTNLLYGLDNTIVADIQAPIAGDFNEYTRLGWLDVGFTLGSVVIILPLGKAYAVFDTKWLFTGCLTMFAAGSALCGGAPSMNAIIVGRVWAGARGAGMYLGNLNLSTILTIPTKQPVYVGLFGLIYGTGCILGPIIGGAFSDSSATWRWSFYLNLVIFGVMSPVYIFLLPSLPRPAGEGRSFLKKLLRLDWVGTVISAGMHTSTILFIVFGGVEWSWKDGRNIALYVVSAVCTIAFVLSQYFCVGTTKQDRLFPSEFLRNPTMTLLYVIMACGGAALFVAVYYIPLHFQFVHGDSGVMSAVRLLPFVCFYVATILLCGYAMPKTGFFIIWYLMSGVFMLIGAVLIYTVRLDTSPSNVHGYSILMGLGMTIVTPDRVAECIQFMNIGQGQSHLLGLAIASAIFQTKTFSGLTALLGDKGYSRADIQGAIAGTQSTLMERLPPALKTAALKVIVSSISDVYVMAISAGALYVVASCLLPRRRF; this is encoded by the exons ATGAGTATAGACGCTTCGACGCCAGGTGAGAGTATGCTCGAAAGTCAAACCCCGGATCGCGTGGGCGAGTCAATCCCGATCAAAGCGGGAGAAACCGAAAAGGAGACAGGCTCGGGCCGGGATATCGTAGGATTCCGCTGGCTGCTCGTCTGCGTTGCCGTTTTCTCTACCAACTTGCTCTATGGCCTTGACAATACCATTGTGGCAGACATCCAGGCTCCCATTGCCGGTGACTTTAACGAGTACACAAGACTGGGTTGGCTTGATGTGGGCTTCACCTTGGGATCAGTGGTTATTATTCTCCCGTTGGGCAAAGCATACGCCGTGTTCGATACGAAATGGCTCTTCACTGGCTGTTTAACAATGTTTGCAGCCGGTAGTGCTCTCTGCGGTGGTGCCCCTAGCATGAATGCCATCATTGTAGGGCGTGTGTGGGCAGGAGCCAGGGGAGCGGGTATGTATCTGGG AAACCTGAATCTGAGTACCATCCTGACCATACCGACTAAGCAGCCCGTGTATGTGGGTCTATTTGGATTGATCTACGGCACCGGCTGTATTTTGGGTCCCATTATTGGCGGTGCTTTCTCCGATAGTTCGGCCACATGGCGATGG TCGTTCTATCTCAATCTGGTCATTTTTGGAGTCATGTCACCTGTCTATATATTCCTGCTGCCCTCATTGCCACGCCCAGCAGGCGAAGGCCGCAGCTTCCTCAAGAAGTTATTGCGGCTGGACTGGGTGGGCACGGTCATTTCCGCAGGAATGCACACCTCGACAATCTTGTTCATCGTCTTTGGTGGTGTCGAATGGTCCTGGAAGGATGGCCGAAATATCGCGCTGTACGTAGTCTCTGCCGTCTGTACCATTGCCTTTGTGCTCAGTCAGTACTTCTGCGTGGGAACCACCAAACAGGACCGATTATTCCCAAGCGAGTTCTTGCGGAACCCCACAATGACCCTCCTCTATGTCATCATGGCCTGTGGCGGTGCCGCCCTCTTCGTGGCAGTCTATTATATCCCACTGCACTTCCAGTTTGTCCACGGCGACTCCGGCGTTATGTCGGCGGTCCGTCTGTTGCCGTTCGTCTGCTTCTACGTGGCTACGATTCTGCTGTGCGGTTATGCCATGCCCAAGACCggcttcttcatcatctggTATCTGATGAGTGGCGTCTTCATGCTCATTGGAGCCGTGTTGATTTACACCGTGAGATTGGATACCAGCCCCTCTAACGTCCATGGGTACTCCATTCTGATGGGACTGGGTATGACCATTGTAACCCCCGACCGAGTGGCCGAGTGCATCCAGTTCATGAACATCGGCCAGGGTCAGAGTCATCTGTTGGGATTGGCCATAGCAAGTGCCATTTTCCAAACCAAGACCTTCAGCGGCCTCACTGCTCTGTTAGGGGATAAGGGATATTCGCGGGCGGACATCCAAGGTGCCATCGCCGGCACTCAGAGTACCCTGATGGAGCGACTTCCCCCGGCCTTGAAAACAGCAGCCCTGAAGGTCATTGTGAGTTCGATCAGTGATGTCTAC
- a CDS encoding Carboxylesterase family protein — MQIIEWAGLLLVTWGTAVVADWPIVDLGYQRHQAISFNSTGHYYQFFNFRYAEPPLSPLRFSQPISPRYCSREVVNGKGLGYICPQLEACWLNVQGKLTSAVTAGSTFNFTAAYDQVDRHDDCTKPRLVAGQNPLESEDCLFLDVVPVLVYFQDGAYVSGSKSDQNPSGLIATTGEDGSTGIIYVGVNYRLGVFGWLSGQKFWSEEGLPNAGLYDERLALEWVQRHISKFGGDPLRVTVMGVSAGGGSITMQLTAYGRAIRPPFTQIIAQSPAWEPGTKSPAIEDDLLDSFLTLLNVSSLDEARSLPSQSLLAANYELMASLGLAHFGHANASVRARVSKVLYPPIFHGTWPHSS, encoded by the exons ATGCAAATCATCGAATGGGCCGGTCTACTACTGGTCACATGGGGGACAGCTGTGGTAGCTGATTGGCCGATTGTGGACCTGGGTTATCAGCGGCACCAAGCCATTAGTTTTAAC TCAACCGGTCACTATTACcaatttttcaatttccGTTATGCCGAGCCCCCACTGAGCCCCTTGCGGTTCTCGCAACCCATCTCCCCACGCTACTGCAGCCGCGAGGTTGTCAATGGAAAGGGACTTGGTTATATCTGTCCCCAGCTTGAAGCCTGTTGGTTGAACGTGCAGGGCAAATTAACCAGCGCAGTGACCGCGGGGTCTACCTTTAATTTCACCGCTGCGTATGACCAGGTCGATCGACATGATGACTGCACCAAGCCGCGGCTCGTCGCAGGGCAGAATCCACTGGAGTCGGAGGACTGTCTGTTCCTCGATGT TGTACCTGTGTTGGTGTACTTCCAAGATGGAGCTTATGTGTCCGGGTCCAAGTCAGATCAGAATCCCTCTGGCTTAATTGCAACCACCGGCGAGGATGGGTCCACCGGCATAATCTACGTGGGAGTCAATTATCGA TTGGGCGTATTTGGATGGTTGTCAGGCCAGAAGTTTTGGTCGGAAGAGGGTTTGCCCAACGCCGGGCTGTACGATGAGCGTCTGGCGCTGGAATGGGTGCAACGGCATATCTCCAAGTTCGGTGGTGATCCCTTACGCGTCACCGTCATGGGCGTTTCAGCCGGTGGAGGCTCGATCACGATGCAACTGACGGCCTATGGACGCGCCATTCGCCCCCCGTTCACCCAAATCATTGCACAGAGTCCGGCTTGGGAACCGGGCACGAAGTCACCGGCTATCGAGGACGACTTGTTGGATTCTTTCCTAACATTGTTGAATGTCAGTAGCTTGGACGAGGCACGGAGTCTGCCGTCTCAGTCTTTGCTAGCTGCGAATTATGAGCTGATGGCATCCCTGGGTCTGGCACACTTTGGCCA TGCCAATGCCAGCGTACGCGCTCGCGTCTCCAAGGTGCTCTACCCACCCATCTTCCACGGAACCTGGCCGCATAGCAGTTAA